From a single Micromonospora pallida genomic region:
- a CDS encoding MFS transporter, translating to MLGVSDDSTGTPLSYRQVLASPNVPQLLLAASLSRLAEGVLLFVVVLYVIVEFGSASLAGLSAFFLTLPGFLVSPVAGAVLDRLGVVRAVVLDTLSSAVLIATIAVLSWADALRAPILFVLLTLYSLTSPLTSGGIRTLFPRFVPEPAYDKANALDLSTFSVIDVVGPLIAGALFAGIGANPTLLCVAVTYALAAASVALLREPAPETEHPPPRQHLLRAAWDGVVHLVRNPTLRALAVSYSLYQAASGMLIVIVPVAVGRWLGDTDGTERYVGVLWAVAGLAGTVGALVAGRLVGAGRERAYMVGATLVCAAAIFPVSALGSIVALGAGLALVGLSEGAVNVSLLSLRQRRTEPAWLGRVMTVSISVNLMGFPVGTLLGGLVVTHSVTVALAVAAALAVGSAASARLLVPGEA from the coding sequence GTGTTGGGAGTTTCGGACGATTCCACCGGAACGCCGTTGTCCTACCGGCAGGTACTCGCCAGTCCCAACGTTCCGCAACTGCTGTTGGCGGCATCGCTCTCCCGGCTGGCGGAAGGCGTGCTGCTCTTCGTCGTCGTCCTCTACGTCATCGTGGAGTTCGGCTCCGCCTCGCTCGCCGGCCTCAGCGCGTTCTTCCTGACCCTGCCCGGCTTCCTGGTGAGCCCGGTCGCCGGTGCCGTCCTCGACCGGCTCGGCGTGGTCCGCGCCGTGGTCCTGGACACCCTGTCGAGCGCCGTCCTCATCGCCACGATCGCCGTGTTGTCGTGGGCGGACGCCCTCCGCGCGCCGATCCTTTTCGTGCTGCTCACGCTCTACTCGCTGACCAGCCCGCTGACCTCGGGCGGGATCCGGACGCTCTTCCCCCGGTTCGTCCCCGAGCCCGCCTACGACAAGGCGAACGCCCTCGACCTGAGCACCTTCTCGGTGATCGACGTCGTCGGGCCGTTGATCGCCGGTGCCCTCTTCGCCGGGATCGGCGCCAATCCGACGCTGCTCTGCGTGGCCGTCACGTACGCTCTGGCCGCCGCCAGCGTCGCCCTGCTGCGGGAGCCCGCCCCCGAGACGGAGCACCCACCGCCCCGACAGCACCTGCTCCGGGCGGCCTGGGACGGCGTCGTCCACCTGGTGCGCAACCCCACGCTGCGCGCGCTCGCGGTCTCCTACTCGCTCTACCAGGCCGCCTCCGGCATGCTGATCGTCATCGTGCCGGTCGCCGTGGGCCGGTGGCTCGGCGACACCGACGGGACCGAGCGGTACGTCGGCGTACTGTGGGCCGTTGCCGGCCTGGCCGGCACGGTCGGCGCGCTGGTCGCCGGCAGGCTGGTCGGCGCCGGACGCGAGCGCGCCTACATGGTCGGCGCCACGCTGGTCTGCGCTGCCGCGATCTTCCCGGTCAGCGCACTCGGCTCGATCGTCGCCCTGGGCGCCGGTCTCGCCCTGGTCGGTCTCAGCGAGGGCGCCGTCAACGTCAGCCTGCTCTCGCTACGGCAGCGTCGGACCGAGCCGGCCTGGCTCGGGCGGGTCATGACCGTGTCGATCAGCGTCAACCTGATGGGGTTCCCGGTCGGCACGCTGCTGGGTGGCCTCGTCGTGACCCACTCGGTGACCGTGGCGCTGGCCGTCGCCGCCGCGCTGGCGGTCGGGTCGGCCGCGTCCGCCCGCCTCCTCGTCCCCGGAGAGGCCTGA
- a CDS encoding erythromycin esterase family protein, with protein sequence MATGRYDDEVAALATPLGDPGDLDVLLDRVGDARVVMLGEASHGTHEFYTWRAAVTRRLVEEKGFSFVAVEGDWPDCDRVDRSVRCRTDAPADPRDALTTFERWPTWMWANEEVADFARWLRAHNARVAEADRAGFHGLDVYSLWESLREILTWLREHDPEQVPTALAAYRCFQPYGEDAQRYALATRFVPTSCEDEVVDLLVRLRVRAAADGADRFGAWQNAEVVAGAERYYRAMVRGGRESWNVRDRHMDDTLDRLLAHYGPQARAVVWAHNTHVGDARATDMVDAGEVNIGQLARERHGPDQVVLVGFGTHHGTVLAGDAWGAPVEVMRVPPARRHSLEEALHAAAPEQALFVFPSTPQADLLSHELDHRAIGVVYHPDRESWGNYVPTVLGDRYDAFCWIDESRALRPLRVRRSSPSEPETFPSGV encoded by the coding sequence ATGGCGACGGGACGCTACGACGACGAGGTGGCCGCGCTGGCGACGCCGCTGGGCGATCCCGGCGACCTGGACGTGTTGCTGGACCGGGTGGGCGACGCCCGGGTGGTGATGCTGGGCGAGGCGAGCCACGGCACCCACGAGTTCTACACCTGGCGGGCGGCCGTCACGAGGCGGCTCGTCGAGGAGAAGGGCTTCTCGTTCGTGGCCGTGGAGGGCGACTGGCCGGACTGCGACCGGGTGGACCGCAGCGTCCGCTGCCGTACCGACGCACCGGCCGACCCGCGCGACGCGCTGACCACCTTCGAGCGGTGGCCGACGTGGATGTGGGCCAACGAGGAGGTGGCCGACTTCGCGCGCTGGTTGCGCGCCCACAACGCCCGCGTGGCCGAGGCCGACCGGGCCGGCTTCCACGGCCTGGACGTCTACTCGCTGTGGGAGTCGCTGCGCGAGATCCTCACCTGGCTGCGCGAGCACGACCCGGAGCAGGTGCCCACCGCGCTGGCGGCGTACCGCTGTTTCCAGCCGTACGGCGAGGACGCTCAGCGCTACGCCCTGGCCACCCGGTTCGTGCCCACCAGCTGCGAGGACGAGGTCGTCGACCTGCTGGTCCGGCTGCGCGTGCGGGCCGCCGCCGACGGCGCGGACCGGTTCGGGGCCTGGCAGAACGCCGAGGTCGTCGCCGGCGCCGAACGCTACTACCGGGCGATGGTCCGGGGCGGCCGGGAGTCGTGGAACGTCCGCGACCGGCACATGGACGACACCCTCGACCGGCTCCTGGCCCACTACGGACCGCAGGCCAGGGCGGTCGTCTGGGCACACAACACCCATGTCGGCGACGCCCGCGCGACCGACATGGTCGACGCCGGCGAGGTCAACATCGGTCAGCTCGCCCGGGAACGGCACGGCCCGGACCAGGTGGTGCTGGTCGGTTTCGGCACCCACCACGGCACCGTGCTCGCCGGCGACGCGTGGGGCGCTCCGGTGGAGGTGATGCGGGTGCCCCCGGCCCGCCGGCACTCCCTGGAGGAGGCGCTGCACGCCGCCGCGCCGGAGCAGGCCCTCTTCGTCTTCCCGTCAACTCCGCAGGCCGACCTGCTCAGCCACGAACTCGACCATCGGGCCATCGGTGTCGTGTACCACCCGGACCGGGAGAGTTGGGGCAACTACGTGCCCACCGTGCTGGGTGACCGTTACGACGCGTTCTGCTGGATCGACGAGTCCCGGGCCCTGCGGCCGCTCCGCGTCCGACGCAGCAGCCCGAGCGAACCGGAGACGTTCCCGTCCGGCGTCTGA